The Gossypium raimondii isolate GPD5lz chromosome 2, ASM2569854v1, whole genome shotgun sequence genome segment ttttaaatataattaaataattaaaagacaCTTGGCATCATCTTGTGGATGgatagaataattattttttaagaaaatatttgatataccattgaaatttaaaaatcccACAAGGAATtggtgtgtatatatatatgtatataaaataaactatgaAGTGtggcctaaatttttttttcttttttttcttgggtTAATGCTCAAATGTTGAGAAGATTCTATCTTTTCTATTAATAAAAGtatgttaaatgaaataaaagaaaaagtaacagGAATTTCGATCAAATATGCCCCCAGTCAAAGGAGCTTAACTAGAAAGGGTCTAAAACTAGTACAAAAACCTTGCTTAGGTTAGTGGAGAATCAATCATGTTCAAGTACATATCTTACTACTACACCAGGTGCAATTGCAAATCCCCCTATAATTTTTAACTAACTTCACACACAGTTTCCTTCAATGAAAGAATGATCATCTCTATCATGCAATTACCAAGTTATGACAACtttcatatatttatgtataccTCTTTATTCAAATGGCATACCAATAATACAGTGACACGTCTAGCAGTTTTATATATACCACTAATTAGTTCCTCTAGTGGGAAATCAATGAATTCCTAACGAAGAATGATGCTTCAAAGAATTCATTATCTATTTCTTTACCAGGACACAGAATGTTAGTGTAAAACAAAGCCTAGTACCTTCTCATTTTCTACTCAGTTAAGTGAAAAGAAACGATAGCAAAAAGGTAAATGATCGAAACTCGAGTTCGATTTCATTTCTCAACATAAGAGTTATAAGTTGCAAGTACGCTTACTTCCAAGAATTTCAGACCACCAGTTCATCAATCTTCATCATCAGAGCTTCCATCATCACTACTATAATCACTGCTATCATCATCTGGATCAAGAATGTCGAGCTCAACGTGTCGCACCTGAATTGGCTCAGGTTGCTTATGTAACCCTGGAGGTGGAACAGGCCGCATGTTCGGCCCTTCCATCCTAGGTATAGACAAGGAGTCCAATGGAGGTAGTGGTACTGGGTCCCCAGGCTTCCATCCTGGTGGTGGCACTGGCAAGTTGGCTGGCAACTCCACCGGCATATTGGGTTTCCAGCCTGCTGGAACTGTAAAATTTGGTGGAAGCAAGCCCTGAAGGGCAGCCAAATTAGCCAGCGGATTGGTATCTGCAGGCTGTGCAGGCGGTGGCTCAATGATAGCCTCGACAGTTTTCTCCTTAGTCTCGGCTGTCTTAGGTAAACCAACATCGAGATCAGCAAAGTTATAAAGCTGAGAAGCACGCATCTGCTCCTCCTGTGGTGCAGGGGGGAGCGCCCCACGAAGCGGTGCTTGTCCGGCACCAAACTCAGGAGGTGCAAAAGTAGTGTAACTAATCCGATGTGCATAGGACAAAATATCTGACAAATTTAAACGAGATACAACTGTAGTGGTACAAGAATCACCATCAGCAGCAGCAGCATCCTTCACACCATTATCCTCCAATTTCAACCTCTTCGGCTTCCGATAACTGGAATAATCATCAACTAGAACATCGAGAACCTGCTCCGCCTCCTTAAGTTTATTAGCAAAAGCAAGGACTGCACCATCTTTAAACCTAATTTCCCTGGCAATCTTCTGCTTAGCATCTTGAAGGTCCAGGATTTCTTGGAGCTGGCCTACCGCTTCGAAGAGCTGGGTTTGGAGGGAAGCAAACAACGAGATGACTTCTTTAGTGGAAGTAGGGGTAGATTCAAGTGGAGGAGGAGGCATTGATTGCATCTGTGAAGAAAGGAAAGAAGGCTGAGACACACGAAAAGCCGAAACCCAAATGGCTCGATTCGGGGAAACTTCAAAGAGCTTAGAAGCTAAGGACGCCATTTGGAGGAGCAGGGATTGAGCTCGAGGGCTGAGATCACCAACAAAAGTGTTGTGATGACCTGAATGCCAAAGTAGAAATAGCATAAGTTGTTGATGAAATACATAGATATAATACAACTGGGTAGAACCCACAGGTGCACATCTACGAACCTGATGTATCCTCCCTCTGGCTGCTAGCATATGCCCAATTAACTTTAATAGGTTGCCCAAATCTGCAAAGAATGCCATATGTTAAAAGTATAGGACAAGGGAAAAGGCAAATATAAGTCCATTCTACTAAGAGTTCATATTATTACTTACAGCTGCCTTCCATTAAGAGTGACAATAGCAAGGGCAGCTGATCTGCGATCAAAGTAGTCCACAAAACCATAGGTTGCCTGCGTTAAAAGCAAATAACAACAAGCCCATTCTATTAGCAATGATACAAGCAAGAACCAAGAACCCCCCAAAAATGCAAATAACAAGTTGATCAAACCCtgaatatcaaattaaaactgGGAAAACAACGCATCAAAAAGATGACCTTATCTTTCTTAACAAGTTTGCATCCTTCAATAGGACCAGTACTCAAGAAAACTTCTTGCAGAAAGGGTTCCGTGACCTGAGGGTGAATATTTGCTACGTATCTGCAAATTTAAGATTaagtaaatgataaaaaattaaccatGAAACAGGACATAAACAGAAAAATTAAGACTAAGATTTTTTACTACATATACATGCAAAAGCTTCACCAAAAGATACAATATGAATTAATGGCCAAAGgtgataattttcttttaaagaatgAACTAAGCAAAACTCACACACTACGGCAAGTAGATGCATCAAAGCCAGGAGGAAGATTTCCACTCGAGATAGGCTCTATctgcatattttaaattaaaaaaaattaaaggtaaaAACAGGACAGTTTTTCAAACCAATTTAGGCTTTTAGTATCAagcaaattttctattttgctCGTATAATTTCCACAGAAACCAGAAAATCATCTGAGGAAAGAAAGCTCCAAAGATTTCACTAATTAATACTAGCAAGCAAACAAATTGGAAGAcgaaatatatgaatttaacaacCCCAAGTGGAATGAGAAAGGAATGAAATTCAATAACAGAAACTGAAAACCTCAATTGAAGGAGAAACACAGAGAAGTAAAAGAACCTGAGGACTACCCATGAGACTGGGATTTGGGTACACCTGTTGCATCAGAGCATGTTGCTGCTTTAGCCTTTGCTGTTGCATCTTCTTTcagtttaattaataatgtgAAGATACTGCCAAAAGCTCTAGGGTTAGGATTGCTggagaaattgaaaaagaagatGACCATGaggagaaaaaaggaaaataaacaaaattaaatgccaaaaaaaaagagagaaaaaatttgcaaaagtaaAAGGAAACCAATGAATCCCTCGAAAGGGATCACTAAAATATTATGAGTTGAAACTTGAAAggtaaagataaaagaagactGAGCAAAGACACGAAGTTCTCTTGATTTTATAGTACCTTTTTTAATTGGGTTTAGCCCGACCCGACCCGCATTAAAATTTAGCTTTAGTTGCTTACTAAATTACATTAGTTGATAGTTGGAAATGGATGGTAACAAGcaataattgaaaaaagaagaagaaagaaacaccttgaaaataaagaggaaagaaagaaacaaaagatgtAAGAGATGGTGGGTCATAATTGAAGGTactaaaaaggaaaaggaaccagcaatctcaaattttttccacataaagaaacaaaatcaaacatttataatCTTAAATGCCCAAATTTAAAGTgcaaaaaaagaattaaaactttaaGTTGCCCCAAAtgtaataaaagataataaaaaaacaattatcaGTTCTTATTTCAGAATACAACTTATCATGTGCTTATTATGCTTTCTCCTATAGCTCGACTATCTTCCTTCGACATTGCGTCCTTCGGGTTCTTTTTAATGCTAACAATCAATCTAGCTGACATGGTTTGGTTTAAGGGTAAATAATTTGAGTCTTGAGAACTAGGATCAATCCCATTCTGACCCTTAACAAttacccatttttctaaaaacttaaaTCACGTGTAAATTAGTATGAATCTCCAACACCCTAcatcaatggaaaaaaaaagttcataGCTTTCTAATCCATGGATTACTCCTATTCTAGGGCTAAATAGTTAACTCGAGTAAAGTTGAAGAACCTTTAAATAACTGGGAATTCAAGCTCTTGAGACACTTCAACACtgaattcaaaacttaaaatccaTGTATCTCTCATTCAAAGAATAGACCAAAgaaaaaatctttaacaatgAATCCAATATAagataaaacattaaaaaaacaaaacgaTGCATTAAGTGATTGAAGAACGAAAAGAACTCACCGATTAATCTATAAATTAAAGAAgcaaaaacccaaaaaggaaATTTGATTTACTGACAGCTTCGAGGACAGGTAGGATTTAATATAgaagaaattggaaaaaaacATAGTTTCTCTTGAATTGCAGGGACTAGGTTTCTATTGTATTGTCTCATTAACCGCGTTCGAGCGGTTTTTTCCGGGTTATgggccttttttattttttctattaaaggGTGATCTGCAAAAATAGAGTGCCTAACAGCCTATGGAACGATGATGGTGGTGACCGGAGGAAAAATTGGTGGTATTTTCTTTGTTACTGTTAgggatttagaaaaaaaaaccgTCCATAGAAGCCATGGAGATACCTGGAATTGGATGAGATTGACCGGCCGCACAACGGGACGGCGACGGCTGAAGGCTGGAGCGGAGAAGGCGTTGGCAGTGGTGAACTCCGGCGACAGAGGAAGCAGCAGCTTGGCCGGAACGAAGACAGTGTCTTGGTGGAAGAACGAGCGGGACAACGCAACGGTGATGGGCGCCGGCTACAGAGGAAGCGGGAGACGGAGAGGAGCCTGCTATCGACGGGCAGCGGCACTTAGGGATTTTCTTTTAGGAACTGATTTGGGAAAAAGGGGAGGGGAGGTCACTGGTcagtataattaaaaaaattaataaaaaattcggGCCGGTCCCGAAAAAATCTTACCCGAGGCGGTGGAGAGTGGCGGTTCTGGAAACGGTGAGAGCCATGGTTGGCGTTTAGGGTTGGGGCGGTGGAGAGAATCTAGGGACACTGCTACAAAGAAGAAGGAAATGTAGAAGCCTTGTCTCAACTTTAACGTTGCTGTtaacaatttttaacaaattcaaatcttGTAATAAATATCCAGCGGTcgtgcaattttattttatatattaaggAAATGAAATATTCCATTACTTTTTGTTAATAAACTTCATTcctactttaaaatttttaaattaataatccgTTTGGACCGGCGATAAGATTAACTCGATTTAGATTAATAAATAGTGatataatgagattaattatCATAACAATGATATTTAAGTATTATATcggtgaaattaaaattatcgaTAAGATATGTGTTTGAATTTAAATGCAACTATAACGATGCTTTGTGAATGGAAAATGATTATTAtagacattaaattaaaatgtatataaaataaatgattaaaactattataaattatatttaaattaaaaataaaatataaaatataactatatGTATgctaaactataattttaatttgtaatttatattaaaaatgaaattattaaaatatttatattatattaaaattataacataatatcttaagtattgtttgataaaatgaaaaaaagtattgaaattttaactttataaaattatttcatatattatttaaaattaattattgaatataattgtttaataaatatatattttaaattataaaaatatatattcacattttatccttaatttttaaacatttcacttcttctaaacaaaaatcaaatattaaccataaaatttttacaagataatataatattaaaattaattaattgaaaatattgataaatagattttatcttcttattattttctacactttttataaaaaaattctaacagttaatttaatttttttcatagtCAATCAAATAAGGcttacattaaaattaaaattatattaaaaataaaataagtaatagaGAAAAGTGGAAGAaggtaaaaaaaagtaattagcACTTTGGGTTTTTTAGGTTCCTGTACATTGCGATAGAAATTTGAATTGTAAAGCATTCTAGACTTGAAATGATACCGATTGATCCAAAGGCGCACTAAAttcattattataaatttaaaatccttTGTAGTTTTACTAACATTAACTTATGATATAAAAATCATATGTTAATACTATCGGTTGCAATTTACGCAACATGTAAATTGTCATATTTGTTgacatattttaattgaaagttatgtttaatgtcttatgactcttcaaatattttaaacaacaataaatgagattataattgataaatgattGGTGAGGATAACATATCAAGCAAAGATACTTCCCAAAGGTTCTAATGTGGTTGGATTAtcatatttaaagataattgaGGGACCTCATAATGGTCCTCATGGAAGGGAAGTCATTACAGCTTTCAGAAATAGTGAAGGTAACATTCTGAGCACAGGGGCGACCCCGTTAGGTGGACCATTACAAGATGATACATCTTTGATACCTGCATATGAAGTTTATCCTTCAAAAGTGGAAGGAAGAGACTATGAATGCCAGATTCTTCCATTCAAGAGCCTGATTATCAACCAAACTGTTTCCCTAGAGCATTGAGGGCTAAGAAGAAGGCGCATTTGTCTCCCAGTGCTAAAACGATTTCATCAAGTAACCAAGAAGAAaacatacttttttttatctattccCAGGCTGTCATCTTTCGAGAACCCCCTCTGCTCCAATGACTCCTATGCATTTTACTGCTCTGACAAGGATAGGTAAGAATGTATGTAGAAATGTTACTTGTTTCATTTTCGAAAGATGCATGATGGTGTTTAGGTGAATACCATTACATATTTCATCACCCTACACTGTCCTTCCATATATGAGTGCTGAAAACACAACACAAATGGATGTCTTGTGTTTTAGTCTCTATAAGTTCCTATTTGTTACTTGTCTCAAACATATAAAAGCCAAAACTATAAGCTTGCTTGGAAGTTTCTTGCTGACACTCTAATCTAAATCCTCAACCGTTTATAGTCTAATCCATGAATACTGCAGGCTTGGCAGCTGACTCAAGAACCATTGGTGGATTGGGTTCTTCCTTGTTCCACAGCCAAGTAGCTTCTTGCCCTATGTGGCATTTGCAGCAAGTTTGTAGAGGACTCTTGGAAgcttcaaaatattaaatgtctATTGTCTCGCACATTTTTGCAAGTACATCGATATATTAGAACAAAATCTTGATCATACATGTAAGTAGAGAGTATGGACAGTACAGAGTCTTTATATAAAGCAAAAGCAATTAATGTCGGATGTGTCATGCCATATTGATGAAGTTCAAAACCAAacttttatttatcatttaacattcATAAAGTGGGATGAATTGAACTTGTTGAACAGTTTGATAGGGATAAATGCCAAATGAAAACTGATTACAATcccaaaattgatataaaaGAGACTGCATTTTGGATACCTTTCAAGGAAACATGAAAAGATACAACAGAGTACACAATAGGAAAACATCCTCCAACATCACCCATAACTATGGTTCGTGCCAGTACATCTATGGTTCTAGTACCTGTAATGAGGAGGTTTATAAGGACCTTCAACAGGGACACTGATGTATGCAGCTTGGTCAGGAgtgagcttagtaagtttagcTCCAAGCTTCCCAAGATGAAGTGACGCAACCTTCTCATCCAAGTGCTTGGGCAAAACATAGACTTTCTTCTCATACTTGCCGCTTCCCCTCTCCTTCCACAGCTCGAGCTGAGCAATCACTTGGTTTGTGAACGAGCAAGACATCACAAAACTCGGATGCCCGGTTGCGCACCCCAAATTCATAAGTCGTCCTTCCGCAAGCACAATGATACCCCTATTAGTCTCCGGGAAGATCCATCGATCAGTTTGAGGCTTGATAGTGATCCGCTTGATACCTGGGTAAGTCT includes the following:
- the LOC105788540 gene encoding mediator of RNA polymerase II transcription subunit 4, which gives rise to MQQQRLKQQHALMQQVYPNPSLMGSPQIEPISSGNLPPGFDASTCRSVYVANIHPQVTEPFLQEVFLSTGPIEGCKLVKKDKATYGFVDYFDRRSAALAIVTLNGRQLFGQPIKVNWAYASSQREDTSGHHNTFVGDLSPRAQSLLLQMASLASKLFEVSPNRAIWVSAFRVSQPSFLSSQMQSMPPPPLESTPTSTKEVISLFASLQTQLFEAVGQLQEILDLQDAKQKIAREIRFKDGAVLAFANKLKEAEQVLDVLVDDYSSYRKPKRLKLEDNGVKDAAAADGDSCTTTVVSRLNLSDILSYAHRISYTTFAPPEFGAGQAPLRGALPPAPQEEQMRASQLYNFADLDVGLPKTAETKEKTVEAIIEPPPAQPADTNPLANLAALQGLLPPNFTVPAGWKPNMPVELPANLPVPPPGWKPGDPVPLPPLDSLSIPRMEGPNMRPVPPPGLHKQPEPIQVRHVELDILDPDDDSSDYSSDDGSSDDED